In Nocardioides sp., the following proteins share a genomic window:
- a CDS encoding electron transfer flavoprotein subunit beta/FixA family protein, giving the protein MNIVVCVKHVPDATANRQFESDNTVDRDGVDGLLSELDEYAVEQALQIKEKRDGEEITITALTVGPEKAVDAVRKALQMGADQGVHVSDDAIAGSDAVATSLVLAEAIKKIGSPDLIMCGMSSTDGSMSVVPAMLAERLDLPQVTLASVVETQGDQVRAKRDNEASTEVIGGQMPLVLSVTDQTGEARYPSFKGIMAAKKKPLETYSLSDLGVDAGQVGLSVAWSQVEDTTERPPRTAGEIVKDEGGSGAQALTDFLAAKKFI; this is encoded by the coding sequence ATGAACATTGTTGTGTGTGTGAAGCACGTCCCGGACGCGACAGCCAACCGGCAGTTCGAGTCAGACAACACCGTCGACCGTGACGGCGTCGACGGCCTGCTCTCCGAGTTGGACGAGTACGCGGTCGAGCAGGCGCTGCAGATCAAGGAGAAGCGCGACGGTGAGGAGATCACCATCACGGCGCTGACCGTCGGCCCCGAGAAGGCTGTCGACGCGGTCCGCAAGGCGCTGCAGATGGGTGCCGACCAGGGCGTCCACGTCAGCGACGACGCGATCGCCGGCTCCGATGCGGTCGCCACCTCGCTGGTGCTGGCCGAGGCGATCAAGAAGATCGGCTCGCCCGACCTGATCATGTGCGGCATGTCGTCGACCGACGGCTCGATGTCGGTCGTCCCCGCCATGCTCGCCGAGCGGCTCGACCTGCCGCAGGTCACGCTGGCTTCCGTGGTCGAGACGCAGGGTGACCAGGTCCGCGCCAAGCGCGACAACGAGGCGTCCACCGAGGTCATCGGCGGCCAGATGCCGCTGGTCCTCTCGGTGACCGACCAGACCGGCGAAGCGCGTTACCCGTCCTTCAAGGGCATCATGGCCGCCAAGAAGAAGCCGCTGGAGACCTACTCGCTGAGTGACCTCGGCGTAGACGCCGGCCAGGTCGGCCTCTCCGTCGCCTGGTCGCAGGTCGAGGACACCACCGAGCGTCCGCCGCGTACGGCCGGCGAGATCGTCAAGGACGAGGGCGGATCGGGCGCGCAAGCGCTGACCGACTTCCTCGCCGCCAAGAAGTTCATCTGA
- a CDS encoding Ig-like domain-containing protein, with the protein MTQSKHSLRLVALTSAAALGMGALIAAPAQAATGPKDYTCTLSLLGAQTFSVDTDTDAPASVYLGQSFTPTITSKVTLPAELVDAMRNAGIGKIDGTADADSYKNGVKETAKLSFARTDVPAAVGSSMVIEAKGAATAATPTATGAYTLGSGNFNTTLKLYNADGTPYVLPQETATCTSDGVPHLADTVDVKAAVASTTTLAVEPASAAYGAAVKATATVKSAVAELKPAGSVDFKVGDTTVKGTVDANGVATADIPFQAVGTHAITASYTSTTGGLTNSVSAPANLTVVKDDTTATAKASVKKKAKKVVIKVKVKSANGQTPDGKVKLVVKKGKKKVLKKAVTVNKKGVAKLVIKGKKFKKMKKGKYKVNANYTGSSNFNKSKAKAKFKI; encoded by the coding sequence ATGACGCAAAGCAAGCACAGCTTGCGCCTCGTAGCCCTGACGAGCGCGGCCGCGCTCGGTATGGGTGCCCTGATCGCGGCGCCCGCCCAGGCGGCGACCGGGCCGAAGGACTACACCTGCACTCTGTCTCTGCTGGGCGCCCAGACGTTCAGCGTGGACACCGACACCGACGCGCCGGCCTCGGTCTACCTGGGTCAGTCGTTCACGCCCACGATCACCTCCAAGGTGACGTTGCCCGCCGAACTCGTGGACGCGATGCGCAACGCCGGGATTGGCAAGATCGACGGCACGGCCGACGCTGACTCGTACAAGAACGGTGTCAAGGAGACGGCCAAGCTGAGTTTCGCGCGCACCGACGTTCCCGCCGCCGTCGGCTCCAGCATGGTGATCGAAGCGAAGGGCGCCGCTACTGCTGCCACGCCCACCGCCACGGGTGCGTACACGCTCGGCTCGGGCAACTTCAACACCACGCTGAAGCTCTACAACGCCGACGGCACGCCGTACGTGCTCCCGCAGGAGACTGCCACCTGCACCTCGGACGGCGTTCCGCACCTCGCCGACACCGTGGACGTGAAGGCCGCCGTGGCCTCCACCACCACGCTGGCAGTCGAGCCTGCTTCGGCGGCGTACGGAGCTGCGGTCAAGGCCACTGCCACCGTCAAGTCGGCGGTCGCGGAGCTCAAGCCGGCCGGTTCGGTCGACTTCAAGGTCGGTGACACCACCGTCAAGGGCACCGTTGACGCCAACGGTGTTGCCACCGCGGACATCCCGTTCCAGGCCGTGGGCACCCACGCCATCACCGCGTCGTACACGTCGACCACCGGCGGTCTGACGAACTCCGTCTCGGCACCGGCGAACCTCACGGTCGTCAAGGACGACACGACTGCGACGGCCAAGGCCAGCGTCAAGAAGAAGGCCAAGAAGGTCGTCATCAAGGTCAAGGTGAAGTCCGCCAACGGCCAGACGCCTGACGGCAAGGTCAAGCTCGTCGTCAAGAAGGGAAAGAAGAAGGTCCTCAAGAAGGCCGTCACGGTCAACAAGAAGGGCGTGGCCAAGCTCGTCATCAAGGGCAAGAAGTTCAAGAAGATGAAGAAGGGCAAGTACAAGGTGAACGCCAACTACACCGGCTCGTCCAACTTCAACAAGTCCAAGGCCAAGGCCAAGTTCAAGATCTGA
- a CDS encoding enoyl-CoA hydratase-related protein, producing MSQYVRLEVADGVGTIRLDRPKMNAISFDVQDGLRAAAAEATARDDVKAVVVTGGERVFAAGNDVKEMADLSVQEMIAKGESVQSAVSAVARIPKPVVAAINGYALGGGCELALAADYRIAADNAVLGQPEVLLGIIPGAGGTQRLSRLIGPSKAKDLIFTGRFVKADEALTLGLVDRVVPASEVLSTATTWAAQFAGAATLALRAAKEAIDWGLETDLETGLVIERQQFAGLFASEDRVLGMQSFVEQGPGKAVFTGR from the coding sequence GTGAGCCAATACGTACGCCTTGAGGTCGCCGACGGTGTCGGCACGATCCGACTCGACCGCCCGAAGATGAACGCGATCAGTTTCGACGTGCAGGACGGCCTGCGCGCCGCCGCTGCGGAGGCGACCGCACGCGACGACGTCAAGGCGGTGGTCGTTACCGGCGGCGAGCGAGTGTTCGCCGCGGGTAATGACGTCAAGGAGATGGCCGACCTCAGCGTGCAGGAGATGATCGCGAAGGGGGAGTCGGTCCAATCGGCGGTCAGTGCCGTCGCACGCATCCCCAAGCCGGTGGTCGCGGCGATCAACGGGTACGCCCTGGGTGGCGGCTGCGAGCTCGCGTTGGCCGCCGACTACCGGATCGCCGCCGACAACGCGGTGCTGGGCCAGCCCGAAGTGCTGCTCGGCATCATCCCGGGCGCGGGCGGCACCCAACGGCTGTCCCGGCTGATCGGGCCGAGCAAGGCCAAGGACCTGATCTTCACCGGTCGTTTCGTCAAGGCCGACGAGGCTCTCACGCTTGGTCTGGTCGACAGGGTGGTGCCGGCCAGCGAGGTGCTCTCGACCGCGACGACCTGGGCTGCCCAGTTCGCCGGCGCCGCGACGTTGGCGTTGCGGGCTGCCAAGGAGGCGATCGACTGGGGCCTGGAGACCGACCTGGAGACCGGCCTGGTGATCGAGCGCCAGCAGTTCGCCGGACTTTTTGCCTCCGAAGACCGTGTCCTGGGCATGCAGTCCTTCGTTGAGCAGGGACCGGGGAAGGCCGTCTTCACCGGTCGCTGA
- the glgX gene encoding glycogen debranching protein GlgX, with protein sequence MAPHTLTPWHWHTHGQVAPVWPGAHQTLGATWSPEATNFAVWAPEATSMWVCFFDDEGTETRHQLTERTLGVWHGAIPQVPLGQLYGLRAEGPWDPNRGRRFNPYKLLLDPYARAVSGVVTPGPATFSYDVDEPSRASTLDSAPSMPRCVVTHDDFDWNADTRLRTKWRDTVIYELHVKGYTELHNEIPEELRGTYAGLGSHTVTRYLQDLGVTAVELLPVHQFVSEPAVADRGLANYWGYNTIGFFAPHGAYAAAGDRGGQIAEFKQMVKNFHEAGIEVILDVVYNHTAEGGIDGPTYSFRGLDDLGYYKRARTIGDAYWDVTGCGNTVDSANAGALRLITDSLRYWVDEMHVDGFRFDLTSALARTGHDIDMRSSFLATISQDPVLRHVKLIAEPWDASMDGYQVGSFPPPWVEWNDHYRDVVRDFWRGRSTIRDLASRLAGSSDLYADDGRSPYASVNFVTAHDGFTMRDLVSYNVKHNLANGENNRDGTDNNRSWNHGVEGDTDDETISALRRRQAANMLATLALSSGSPMITAGDERGRTQRGNNNAYCQDNEVSWVDWRPDDAWLDVYDIAKSALRLRREHPALRQRHHFKGTPTIEGGPKDLAWIHPDGREMTERDWHDDDLKVVGMFVTGNPLRSPGRHGEQQYDSSFLLWFNGGDDDVTLTLPVNHWVNHGEVVLSTAPDHAVGDPVHAGITLELEGHSILVLRDN encoded by the coding sequence GTGGCTCCTCACACCTTGACCCCTTGGCACTGGCACACGCACGGGCAGGTCGCCCCGGTGTGGCCCGGCGCCCACCAGACGCTGGGCGCGACGTGGTCACCGGAGGCGACGAACTTCGCGGTCTGGGCACCCGAGGCCACCAGCATGTGGGTGTGCTTCTTCGACGACGAGGGCACCGAGACCCGCCACCAACTCACCGAGCGCACCCTTGGCGTCTGGCACGGCGCGATCCCCCAGGTCCCCCTCGGACAGCTGTACGGGCTGCGTGCCGAGGGCCCGTGGGATCCCAACCGTGGGCGCCGCTTCAACCCGTACAAACTGCTCCTCGACCCCTACGCGCGCGCGGTGTCGGGCGTGGTGACGCCGGGTCCGGCGACCTTCTCCTACGACGTGGACGAGCCGAGTCGCGCCAGCACCCTCGATTCCGCCCCCTCGATGCCGCGCTGTGTCGTCACCCACGACGACTTCGACTGGAACGCAGACACCCGGTTGCGCACCAAGTGGCGCGACACGGTGATCTACGAACTGCACGTCAAGGGCTACACCGAACTGCACAACGAGATCCCCGAGGAGTTGCGCGGGACGTACGCCGGACTCGGTTCACACACCGTCACCCGTTACCTGCAGGACCTCGGCGTCACCGCGGTCGAGTTGCTGCCCGTGCATCAGTTCGTCAGCGAACCGGCAGTTGCTGACCGCGGGCTGGCCAACTATTGGGGGTACAACACCATCGGCTTCTTCGCACCGCACGGCGCGTACGCTGCGGCCGGCGATCGCGGTGGACAGATCGCGGAGTTCAAACAGATGGTGAAGAACTTCCACGAGGCGGGCATCGAGGTGATCCTCGACGTGGTCTACAACCACACCGCCGAGGGCGGAATCGACGGGCCGACGTACTCCTTCCGCGGGCTCGACGACCTGGGCTACTACAAGCGAGCTCGCACGATCGGTGACGCGTACTGGGACGTCACCGGGTGCGGCAATACGGTCGACTCGGCCAATGCGGGTGCGCTGCGGTTGATCACCGACTCGCTGCGCTATTGGGTCGACGAGATGCACGTCGACGGCTTCCGTTTCGACCTCACCTCGGCGCTGGCGCGTACGGGACACGACATCGACATGCGCAGTTCGTTCCTCGCGACCATCAGCCAGGACCCGGTGCTGCGGCACGTGAAGCTGATCGCCGAACCCTGGGATGCGTCGATGGACGGCTATCAGGTCGGCTCGTTCCCGCCGCCTTGGGTGGAGTGGAACGATCACTACCGCGACGTCGTACGCGACTTCTGGCGCGGCCGGTCGACCATCCGCGACCTGGCCTCGCGCCTGGCCGGTTCCTCCGACCTCTACGCCGACGACGGGCGATCGCCCTACGCGTCGGTGAACTTCGTGACCGCGCACGACGGCTTCACCATGCGCGATCTGGTGTCGTACAACGTCAAGCACAACCTGGCCAACGGCGAGAACAACCGCGACGGCACGGACAACAACCGCTCGTGGAACCACGGGGTCGAGGGCGACACGGACGACGAGACGATCTCGGCGCTGCGGCGTCGCCAGGCCGCCAACATGCTGGCCACGCTGGCGCTGTCGTCGGGCTCGCCGATGATCACTGCGGGTGACGAGCGAGGTCGTACGCAACGCGGCAACAACAACGCCTACTGCCAGGACAACGAAGTCTCCTGGGTCGACTGGCGACCCGACGATGCCTGGTTGGACGTCTATGACATCGCCAAGTCGGCGTTGCGGCTGCGGCGCGAACACCCGGCGCTACGTCAGCGGCACCACTTCAAGGGCACTCCGACGATCGAGGGCGGCCCCAAGGACCTGGCCTGGATCCATCCGGACGGACGCGAGATGACCGAGCGGGACTGGCACGACGACGACCTCAAGGTCGTCGGCATGTTCGTCACCGGCAACCCGTTGCGCTCCCCCGGCAGGCATGGCGAGCAGCAGTACGACTCGTCGTTCCTGCTGTGGTTCAACGGCGGTGACGACGACGTGACGCTGACGCTGCCGGTCAACCACTGGGTCAATCACGGCGAGGTGGTGTTGTCGACGGCCCCCGACCACGCGGTCGGCGATCCCGTGCACGCCGGCATCACCTTGGAGCTCGAAGGTCACTCGATCCTGGTGCTGCGCGACAACTGA
- the glgP gene encoding alpha-glucan family phosphorylase: MRAIRRFTVRPVLPEALAGLGTLAANLRWSWHPPTQDLFEAADPELWEAVTHDPTRLLGGLSQARLDALAADESFTGRVVEAVRDLEHYLTGERWFQRRGGVDAPRSIAYFSPEYGITAALPQYSGGLGILAGDHLKASSDLGIPLIGVGLLYKHGYFKQSLNRDGWQQESYPVLDPDELPLTVLREEDGSRARVTIALPGGPELVAYIWIAQVGRVSLLLLDTDNEENPQYYREVTDRLYGGTTEHRLRQEILLGVGGVRALRVFCRLTGAPAPEVFHTNEGHAGFLGLERIRELTVAEDGPKLDFDTALEVSRAGTVFTTHTPVPAGIDRFGRDIVEQYFNNNGAVPGVPLDRILALGAEDYEGGDPAVFNMAVMGFRLAQRANGVSELHGHVSRGMFNGLWPAFDEAEVPIGSITNGVHGPTWVAREIFELAASRGADVDSDDTDALWPLVDQISGEEIWALKRKLRERLVVDARKRIGKSWQKRGAAPAELAWIDKALDPDVLTIGFARRVPTYKRLTLMLRDPERLKRLLTDPERPIQLVIAGKAHPADDTGKQLIQQMVRFADDPEVRHRIAFLPNYDIAMAQPLYPGCDVWLNNPLRPYEACGTSGMKAALNGGLNLSILDGWWDEWFDGENGWAIPSADGIDDPDQRDDIEARALYDLIENEVAPRFYAVDEHGVPTRWLEMVRHTLKSLGPKVLATRQVRDYVRELYAPAASNARALNNDFAGAEAFAAWKKRVREEWPSVRVEHVESSGVSDTPEVGSALSVRAFVSLGDLNPDEVEVQLVHGRLDAEDQLQESDFDALSLAESYEGGRYRFDGSVALDASGAFGYTVRVVPKNDRLVAVAELGLVALPA, from the coding sequence GTGCGCGCTATTCGACGTTTCACCGTCCGTCCCGTCCTCCCTGAGGCCCTGGCCGGGCTGGGCACTCTCGCGGCCAACCTCCGCTGGTCGTGGCACCCGCCCACACAGGACCTGTTCGAGGCCGCCGATCCCGAGTTGTGGGAGGCAGTCACCCACGACCCGACGCGTCTGCTGGGCGGCCTGAGCCAGGCCCGACTCGACGCGCTCGCGGCCGACGAGAGTTTCACCGGTCGCGTCGTCGAGGCCGTCCGTGACCTGGAGCACTACCTGACCGGCGAACGCTGGTTCCAACGCCGCGGCGGCGTAGACGCCCCACGTTCGATCGCGTACTTCTCGCCGGAGTACGGCATCACCGCCGCGCTGCCGCAATACTCCGGGGGCCTTGGCATCCTGGCCGGCGACCACCTCAAGGCCTCCAGCGACCTCGGCATCCCGCTGATCGGGGTCGGGCTGCTCTACAAGCACGGCTACTTCAAGCAGTCGCTCAACCGCGACGGCTGGCAGCAGGAGTCCTACCCCGTGCTCGACCCCGACGAGCTGCCGCTGACCGTGCTGCGTGAGGAGGACGGCTCTCGCGCGCGCGTCACTATCGCCCTGCCCGGCGGTCCCGAACTCGTCGCCTACATCTGGATCGCGCAGGTCGGCCGGGTGTCGTTGCTGCTGCTCGACACCGACAACGAGGAGAACCCGCAGTACTACCGCGAGGTCACCGACCGTCTCTATGGCGGTACGACCGAGCACCGGCTGCGCCAGGAGATCCTGCTGGGCGTCGGCGGCGTCCGCGCGCTGCGCGTGTTCTGCCGCCTCACCGGTGCCCCCGCCCCCGAGGTCTTCCACACCAACGAGGGCCATGCCGGCTTCCTGGGCCTGGAGCGCATCCGTGAGCTCACCGTGGCCGAGGACGGCCCCAAGCTCGACTTCGACACCGCGCTCGAGGTCTCGCGCGCGGGCACCGTCTTCACCACGCACACGCCCGTCCCGGCCGGCATCGACCGATTCGGGCGCGACATCGTCGAGCAGTACTTCAACAACAACGGCGCCGTTCCCGGCGTGCCGCTGGATCGCATCCTCGCGCTGGGCGCTGAGGACTACGAAGGCGGCGACCCGGCTGTCTTCAACATGGCCGTGATGGGCTTTCGTCTCGCACAGCGCGCCAACGGCGTCTCCGAACTGCACGGACACGTCTCGCGCGGGATGTTCAACGGCCTGTGGCCTGCCTTCGACGAGGCCGAGGTGCCGATCGGTTCGATCACCAACGGTGTGCACGGCCCCACCTGGGTCGCCCGGGAGATCTTCGAGCTTGCGGCATCTCGCGGCGCGGACGTCGACTCCGACGACACCGACGCTCTCTGGCCGCTGGTCGACCAGATCTCCGGCGAGGAGATCTGGGCACTGAAGCGCAAGCTTCGCGAACGTTTGGTGGTGGACGCGCGCAAGCGCATCGGCAAGTCGTGGCAGAAGCGTGGAGCGGCTCCCGCCGAGCTGGCCTGGATCGACAAGGCGCTCGACCCCGACGTGTTGACGATCGGCTTCGCCCGTCGCGTGCCCACGTACAAGCGCCTTACCTTGATGCTGCGCGACCCCGAGCGGTTGAAGCGGCTGCTGACCGATCCCGAGCGCCCGATCCAGCTCGTGATCGCCGGCAAGGCACACCCGGCCGACGACACCGGCAAGCAGTTGATCCAACAGATGGTGCGCTTCGCCGACGACCCGGAGGTCCGCCACCGGATCGCGTTCCTTCCCAACTACGACATCGCGATGGCCCAGCCGCTCTACCCGGGCTGCGACGTGTGGCTCAACAACCCCTTGCGCCCGTACGAAGCCTGTGGCACCTCGGGCATGAAGGCGGCCCTCAACGGTGGACTCAACCTGTCCATCCTCGACGGCTGGTGGGATGAGTGGTTCGACGGCGAGAACGGCTGGGCGATCCCGTCCGCCGACGGCATCGACGACCCGGACCAGCGCGATGACATCGAGGCGCGCGCGCTCTACGACCTGATCGAGAACGAGGTCGCCCCGCGGTTCTACGCCGTCGACGAACACGGCGTCCCGACGCGTTGGCTGGAGATGGTCCGCCACACCCTGAAGTCGCTCGGCCCCAAGGTGCTCGCGACCCGCCAGGTGCGTGACTACGTGCGTGAGCTCTACGCTCCCGCCGCCAGCAACGCTCGGGCGCTCAACAACGACTTCGCCGGTGCCGAGGCGTTCGCCGCTTGGAAGAAGCGGGTGCGCGAGGAATGGCCGTCGGTCCGCGTCGAGCACGTCGAGTCCTCGGGTGTCAGCGACACCCCGGAGGTGGGGTCGGCGCTTTCCGTACGCGCGTTCGTCTCGCTCGGTGACCTCAACCCCGACGAGGTGGAGGTGCAACTCGTGCACGGTCGCCTCGACGCCGAGGACCAACTGCAGGAGTCGGACTTCGACGCGCTGTCGCTCGCCGAGTCGTACGAAGGTGGCCGCTATCGCTTCGACGGCAGCGTCGCGCTCGACGCGTCCGGGGCGTTCGGTTACACCGTGCGCGTGGTGCCCAAGAACGACCGCCTGGTCGCCGTGGCCGAACTCGGTCTGGTCGCCCTGCCCGCCTGA
- a CDS encoding alpha-1,4-glucan--maltose-1-phosphate maltosyltransferase — protein sequence MASVSRRSKAPTTTTSIGRIPVMNIHPVVDAGSNSPRRAAKATLGEPQPISATIFREGHDRLRAEVVLTDPSGTRRPPIPMVKHGEIPDHYTAWITPDLEGAWSFEIQAWSDPLGTWEHDAGIKIPAGVDVDLMFTEGRLLFERVLKSLPKTGKSGATQSGEVGRLLKDAIAVTKDSSRPVEARLAALQAPELVAALTANPLRELVTTAGPYPLFADRTRALYGSWYEFFPRSEGATKNEATGKVTSGNFKTAAKRLDAVAAMGFDIVYLPPIHPIGEVNRKGPNNTLTPGPDDTGSPWAIGSRHGGHDAIHPDLGTFKDFDAFVARAHELGLEIALDLALQAAPDHPWAKEHPEFFTTRADGTIAYAENPPKKYQDIYPINFDNDPEGIYAEVLRIVKLWISHGIKVFRVDNPHTKTVEFWERLLGEIRRTDPDVIFLAEAFTRPAMMRALGSVGYHQSYTYFTWRTEKGEIEDYLRELASETDHLMRPNFFVNTPDILHEFLQYGGPAAFKIRAALASMSSPSWGVYAGYELFEHVAIKPGSEEYLDSEKFQIRIRDWEKATAEGRTLAPYLTRLNEIRRAHPALQQLRNITIHRTDDDHILAFSKSASGFETPASAGSSTTGGAGSSTTGGAPDTVIVVINLDPHGTRETTVHLDMPALGLEWDDSFVVHDEITGDQWTWGERNYVRLDPHVEPAHILAVRNR from the coding sequence ATGGCTTCGGTGAGCAGGAGATCCAAGGCACCCACAACGACCACCAGCATCGGCCGGATCCCGGTGATGAACATCCACCCGGTCGTCGACGCCGGCAGCAACTCCCCCCGACGAGCCGCGAAAGCGACACTGGGCGAGCCCCAGCCGATCTCCGCCACGATCTTTCGCGAGGGCCACGACCGCCTGCGCGCCGAGGTCGTGCTGACCGACCCGTCCGGCACCAGACGACCGCCGATTCCGATGGTCAAGCACGGCGAGATCCCCGACCACTACACCGCATGGATCACCCCGGACCTGGAGGGCGCATGGTCGTTCGAGATCCAGGCATGGTCCGACCCGCTGGGCACGTGGGAGCACGACGCGGGCATCAAGATCCCCGCCGGCGTTGACGTCGACCTGATGTTCACCGAGGGTCGGCTGCTCTTCGAACGGGTGCTGAAGTCACTGCCGAAGACAGGCAAGTCCGGTGCGACCCAGTCCGGCGAGGTCGGCAGGTTGCTCAAGGACGCCATCGCGGTCACCAAGGACTCCAGCCGTCCGGTCGAGGCGCGCCTGGCCGCCCTGCAGGCACCTGAGTTGGTGGCGGCGCTGACGGCCAACCCGCTGCGTGAACTCGTCACCACCGCCGGTCCGTACCCCCTCTTCGCCGACCGGACACGGGCGCTCTACGGCAGCTGGTACGAGTTCTTCCCGCGATCCGAGGGCGCCACCAAGAACGAGGCGACCGGCAAAGTCACGTCGGGCAACTTCAAGACCGCCGCCAAGCGGCTCGACGCCGTCGCGGCGATGGGCTTCGACATCGTCTATCTGCCGCCGATCCACCCGATCGGCGAGGTCAACCGCAAGGGGCCCAACAACACGTTGACGCCGGGACCGGACGACACCGGATCGCCCTGGGCGATCGGCTCCAGGCACGGCGGGCACGACGCGATCCACCCGGACCTGGGCACGTTCAAGGACTTCGACGCCTTCGTGGCTCGCGCGCACGAGCTTGGCCTGGAGATCGCGCTCGACCTGGCGCTGCAAGCCGCACCGGACCACCCCTGGGCCAAGGAACACCCGGAGTTCTTCACCACCCGCGCAGACGGCACCATCGCGTACGCCGAGAACCCCCCGAAGAAGTACCAAGACATCTACCCGATCAACTTCGACAACGACCCCGAGGGCATCTACGCCGAGGTGCTGCGGATCGTGAAGTTGTGGATCAGTCACGGCATCAAGGTGTTCCGCGTCGACAACCCCCACACCAAGACCGTGGAGTTCTGGGAGCGGCTGCTCGGCGAGATCCGGCGTACGGATCCCGACGTGATCTTCCTGGCCGAAGCGTTCACCCGACCGGCGATGATGCGCGCGCTCGGCTCGGTGGGCTACCACCAGTCGTACACCTATTTCACCTGGCGCACCGAGAAGGGTGAGATCGAGGACTACCTGCGCGAGTTGGCCAGCGAGACCGACCACCTGATGCGGCCGAACTTCTTCGTCAACACCCCCGACATCCTGCACGAGTTCCTGCAGTACGGCGGGCCCGCCGCGTTCAAGATCCGAGCCGCGCTGGCCTCGATGAGTTCACCCTCGTGGGGCGTGTATGCCGGTTATGAGTTGTTCGAACACGTGGCGATCAAGCCGGGGTCGGAGGAGTACCTCGATTCGGAGAAGTTCCAGATCCGGATCCGCGACTGGGAGAAGGCGACCGCCGAGGGCCGCACCCTGGCGCCGTACCTGACCAGACTCAACGAGATCCGCCGCGCACATCCAGCACTCCAGCAACTGCGCAACATCACCATTCACCGCACCGACGACGACCACATCCTGGCGTTCTCGAAATCGGCAAGTGGTTTCGAGACGCCCGCTAGCGCGGGCTCCTCAACCACCGGCGGCGCGGGCTCCTCAACAACCGGCGGCGCGCCCGACACCGTCATCGTGGTGATCAACCTCGACCCGCACGGCACCCGGGAGACGACCGTCCATCTCGATATGCCGGCGCTCGGCTTGGAGTGGGACGACTCGTTCGTCGTCCACGACGAGATCACCGGCGACCAGTGGACGTGGGGCGAGCGCAACTACGTACGCCTCGACCCGCATGTCGAGCCCGCGCACATCCTCGCGGTGCGGAACCGATGA